A part of Pectobacterium cacticida genomic DNA contains:
- a CDS encoding DUF1820 family protein: MSNESALYRIQFINNGKNYQLYVRELVQSSLFGFIEIADFVFDSQSTVLVDPSTEKLKTEFSGVSRSFIPLQAIIRIDAVTEKGSARISELGDNVTVFPYLPGKKF; the protein is encoded by the coding sequence ATGAGTAATGAATCTGCGCTTTATCGTATCCAATTCATAAATAACGGTAAAAATTACCAACTTTACGTGCGCGAATTGGTTCAAAGTAGCCTGTTCGGTTTTATTGAAATCGCCGATTTCGTGTTTGATAGCCAATCGACGGTGTTGGTTGATCCGTCAACGGAGAAATTGAAAACGGAATTCTCAGGCGTCAGCCGCAGCTTTATCCCGCTACAGGCAATCATACGCATTGATGCCGTAACGGAAAAAGGCAGCGCCCGTATTTCTGAATTAGGTGATAACGTGACCGTGTTCCCTTATCTGCCGGGTAAGAAGTTCTGA
- the rsmD gene encoding 16S rRNA (guanine(966)-N(2))-methyltransferase, with amino-acid sequence MAKKNASSAAGQIRIIGGQWRGRKLPVPDSPGLRPTTDRVRETLFNWLAPVIQQARCLDCFAGSGALGLEALSRYAAHATLLEMERTVAQQLTQNLALLRAENADVINTDALNWLAKPGTPFDVVFLDPPFRKALLNSTLDLLERHNWLTPDAWIYVETEAENAQLAIPENWHLHREKVAGQVAYRLYIRQ; translated from the coding sequence ATGGCGAAAAAAAATGCATCATCGGCCGCCGGACAAATCCGAATCATCGGGGGTCAATGGCGCGGCAGAAAACTTCCGGTTCCCGATAGTCCCGGTTTACGCCCCACCACCGATCGCGTGCGGGAAACGTTATTTAACTGGCTGGCGCCCGTCATTCAGCAGGCGCGTTGCCTGGATTGCTTTGCCGGTAGCGGCGCGCTTGGGCTGGAAGCGCTTTCCCGTTATGCGGCCCATGCTACATTATTGGAAATGGAGCGCACCGTTGCTCAGCAGTTAACACAAAATCTGGCATTGCTTCGCGCAGAAAATGCCGACGTGATCAATACCGATGCACTAAACTGGCTAGCGAAGCCGGGCACCCCCTTTGACGTCGTGTTTCTCGACCCGCCGTTTCGTAAAGCGCTGCTAAATAGCACGCTTGATCTACTGGAACGGCACAACTGGCTAACGCCAGATGCGTGGATTTACGTAGAAACCGAAGCAGAGAATGCACAATTGGCTATTCCAGAGAATTGGCATCTGCATCGCGAGAAAGTCGCGGGTCAGGTCGCCTACCGTTTGTACATTCGTCAATGA
- the ftsE gene encoding cell division ATP-binding protein FtsE, with protein MIRFEQVSKAYLGGRQALQGVDFHLRPAEMAFLTGHSGAGKSTLLKLICGIERPSAGQILFGGHNISRLKKNDVPFLRRQIGMIFQDHHLLMDRTVYDNVAMPLIIAGASSEDIRRRVSAALDKVGLLDKAKNYPIQLSGGEQQRVGIARAVVNKPAVLLADEPTGNLDDALSEGILRLFEEFNRVGVTVLMATHDTGLIARRHYRVLRLADGRMVGGNHDGE; from the coding sequence ATGATTCGTTTTGAACAAGTCAGTAAAGCTTACCTCGGTGGGCGCCAGGCATTGCAAGGGGTGGATTTCCATCTGCGCCCGGCGGAAATGGCGTTTCTGACTGGGCATTCCGGCGCGGGGAAAAGCACCCTGCTGAAGCTGATTTGTGGTATTGAACGGCCCAGTGCGGGGCAGATTTTGTTTGGTGGCCACAATATCAGCCGCCTGAAAAAAAACGACGTTCCGTTCCTTAGACGACAGATCGGGATGATCTTCCAGGATCATCATCTGTTAATGGATCGCACGGTCTATGACAATGTGGCGATGCCGCTCATTATCGCAGGGGCCAGCAGTGAAGACATCCGCCGTCGGGTTTCCGCCGCCTTGGATAAGGTTGGCCTGCTGGATAAAGCGAAAAACTACCCGATTCAACTGTCAGGCGGTGAACAACAACGCGTTGGCATCGCGCGCGCGGTGGTGAATAAACCTGCCGTGCTGCTGGCGGATGAACCGACGGGTAATCTCGACGATGCCTTGTCGGAAGGCATTCTACGCCTGTTTGAAGAATTCAACCGCGTTGGCGTCACCGTCCTGATGGCGACGCATGATACCGGGCTGATTGCCCGTCGTCATTACCGTGTGCTGAGGCTGGCGGATGGCCGCATGGTGGGGGGGAACCACGATGGCGAATAA
- the panM gene encoding aspartate 1-decarboxylase autocleavage activator PanM: protein MKLTVERLTRFSPQDKIDLAKIWPHQNIDLLEAELTSDRQLFIARFNDRLLGGVLVEIEGEYAELSDLMVREVTRRRGVGQLLIDEARRQIPEVNEWWLATANHAAIKEDVLARFMVSCGFSPVSGGWRYIRRQETSQVFPDVNPDQPG from the coding sequence ATGAAATTAACCGTTGAACGTCTTACCCGATTCAGTCCCCAGGATAAAATTGATCTGGCTAAGATTTGGCCCCACCAGAACATCGATTTACTCGAAGCTGAGCTCACCAGCGATCGACAACTCTTTATCGCTCGTTTTAACGATCGATTATTAGGCGGCGTACTGGTCGAGATTGAAGGTGAATATGCAGAATTGAGTGATCTGATGGTGCGTGAAGTCACGCGGCGACGTGGCGTAGGTCAACTGCTGATAGATGAAGCCCGTCGACAGATCCCCGAAGTTAATGAGTGGTGGCTGGCCACGGCTAATCATGCCGCAATCAAAGAAGATGTGCTGGCGCGGTTTATGGTGTCCTGCGGCTTCTCACCCGTATCCGGCGGCTGGCGCTACATTCGCCGACAAGAAACGTCACAGGTTTTCCCTGATGTTAACCCAGATCAACCAGGCTAA
- the livH gene encoding high-affinity branched-chain amino acid ABC transporter permease LivH: MSEQFLYFFQQMFNGLTLGSTYALIAIGYTMVYGIIGMINFAHGEVYMIGSYVSFIVIAALMMMGIDTGWLLIGVAFIAAVVISSAYGWSIERVAYRPVRTSKRLIALISAIGMSIFLQNYVSLNQGSRDVALPSLVTGQWVLGESNGFAATISAMQLTIWIVTFLAMLALTLFIRYSRMGRACRACAEDLKMASLLGISTDRVISLTFVIGALMAAVAGVLLGQFYGVINPYIGFMAGMKAFTAAVLGGIGSIPGAMIGGLILGVAEALTSAYLSTEYKDAVSFALLIVVLLVMPTGILGRPEVEKV, translated from the coding sequence ATGTCCGAGCAGTTTCTTTACTTTTTTCAGCAGATGTTCAACGGTCTGACGTTGGGCAGCACTTATGCGCTGATCGCCATTGGTTACACCATGGTTTACGGCATTATCGGCATGATTAACTTCGCGCACGGCGAAGTTTACATGATCGGTAGCTATGTCTCCTTTATCGTTATTGCGGCGTTGATGATGATGGGTATCGATACCGGCTGGCTGCTGATTGGCGTCGCTTTTATTGCCGCCGTCGTGATTTCCAGCGCCTATGGCTGGAGTATCGAGCGAGTCGCTTATCGGCCCGTCCGAACGTCAAAGCGTCTGATTGCGCTGATTTCCGCTATTGGGATGTCAATTTTCCTGCAAAACTATGTCAGCCTGAATCAGGGATCACGGGATGTGGCGCTGCCGAGTCTGGTGACCGGTCAGTGGGTGCTGGGCGAGAGTAATGGTTTTGCCGCCACCATTAGTGCCATGCAGTTGACCATCTGGATTGTTACGTTCCTCGCCATGCTGGCGCTGACGTTGTTCATTCGCTATTCCCGTATGGGACGCGCCTGCCGCGCCTGCGCGGAAGACTTGAAAATGGCAAGTCTGCTGGGTATTAGCACCGATCGCGTCATTTCCCTAACCTTTGTTATCGGCGCGCTCATGGCGGCCGTTGCTGGTGTGCTGCTAGGGCAGTTTTACGGCGTTATTAACCCCTATATCGGCTTTATGGCCGGGATGAAAGCCTTTACCGCAGCGGTACTGGGCGGAATCGGCAGCATCCCTGGCGCGATGATCGGTGGGCTGATTCTGGGCGTAGCCGAAGCGCTGACGTCCGCTTATCTGAGCACAGAATACAAAGATGCGGTGTCGTTCGCGTTGCTGATAGTGGTGCTGCTGGTGATGCCAACCGGCATCTTAGGTCGCCCGGAGGTTGAGAAAGTATGA
- a CDS encoding branched-chain amino acid ABC transporter substrate-binding protein, which translates to MKFSKGNVLLMGCMAMALSHAVNAKDIKVAVVGAMSGPVAQYGDMEFIGARQAIADINAKGGVNGNTLVGVEYDDACDPKQAVAVANKVINDGIRYVIGHLCSSSTQPASDIYEEEGVLMITPAATNADLTTRGYNMVLRTTGLDSDQGPTSAKYIVDTIKPQRIAVVHDKQQYGEGLARSVQDSLKKAGANVVLFEGVTAGDKDFSTLVARLKKENVDFVYFGGYYPEMGQILRQSRQAGMTTTFMGPEGVGNASLSNIAGDASEGMLVTLPKRYDQVPANQPIVDALKAKKLDPTGPFVWTTYAALQSLTTAMTRTGSDEPEKLAADLKAHPVDTVMGPLSWDEKGDLKGFEFGVFEWHKDGTSSAVK; encoded by the coding sequence ATGAAATTTAGTAAAGGTAACGTATTGCTGATGGGCTGTATGGCTATGGCGTTGAGTCATGCCGTGAATGCTAAAGATATTAAGGTCGCGGTAGTTGGCGCGATGTCTGGGCCGGTAGCGCAGTATGGGGATATGGAGTTTATTGGCGCACGTCAGGCCATTGCCGATATCAATGCTAAAGGTGGCGTAAACGGTAATACGTTGGTTGGTGTTGAGTATGATGACGCATGCGATCCTAAACAGGCCGTGGCCGTCGCGAATAAGGTCATCAACGACGGTATCCGCTACGTTATTGGCCATCTGTGTTCTTCTTCTACACAACCGGCGTCTGATATCTATGAGGAAGAAGGCGTACTCATGATTACACCCGCGGCAACCAACGCGGATTTGACCACGCGTGGTTACAACATGGTGCTGCGTACGACGGGCCTGGATTCCGATCAAGGGCCAACCTCGGCAAAATACATTGTCGATACCATCAAGCCGCAGCGTATCGCTGTGGTGCATGATAAACAGCAATACGGTGAAGGCCTGGCCCGCTCGGTGCAGGACAGCCTGAAAAAAGCGGGTGCGAATGTCGTACTGTTTGAGGGGGTGACGGCGGGTGACAAAGACTTTTCTACTCTCGTGGCACGTTTGAAGAAAGAGAACGTCGATTTTGTTTATTTTGGCGGTTACTACCCGGAAATGGGGCAGATTTTACGCCAATCGCGCCAGGCTGGCATGACCACTACATTCATGGGGCCAGAGGGCGTGGGTAACGCTTCGCTGTCTAATATCGCGGGCGATGCATCAGAAGGCATGCTGGTGACGTTGCCGAAGCGCTATGATCAGGTGCCGGCTAACCAACCGATCGTCGATGCGTTAAAAGCCAAAAAGCTGGATCCAACGGGGCCGTTTGTCTGGACGACTTACGCTGCGTTGCAATCGCTGACGACGGCGATGACTCGTACCGGTAGCGATGAGCCGGAAAAACTGGCCGCCGATCTGAAAGCACATCCCGTGGATACCGTGATGGGGCCATTAAGCTGGGATGAAAAAGGTGACCTGAAAGGGTTTGAATTTGGCGTATTTGAGTGGCACAAGGACGGCACGTCTAGCGCCGTGAAATAA
- the ftsX gene encoding permease-like cell division protein FtsX — protein sequence MANNVRNAKRPTTKAKALRGGWQEQWRYAWANTLADMLRQPLATFLTVMVIAISLALPSICYLVWKNVSQAATQWYPSPQLTVYLDKSLDDNAAQAVITKLQSEDGVDKVNYLSRNEAMGEFRNWSGFGGALDMLEENPLPAVAIITPKIGFQDSATLMTLRDRVAATQGVDEVRMDDSWFARLVALTNLVGQISATIGILMVVAVFLVIGNSVRLSIFSRRETINVMKLIGATDGFILRPFLNGGAAMGVGGAVLSLILSQALVWKLDAVVAQVAAVFGTTFAVKGLGWDESLLLLLIAGMIGWMAAWLATVQHLRRFTPQ from the coding sequence ATGGCGAATAATGTCCGTAATGCGAAAAGGCCGACAACAAAAGCGAAAGCGTTGCGCGGCGGCTGGCAGGAGCAATGGCGATATGCCTGGGCAAATACGTTGGCGGATATGCTGCGCCAGCCATTGGCGACCTTTCTGACGGTTATGGTCATTGCTATCTCGCTGGCGTTGCCCAGCATCTGCTATCTGGTATGGAAGAACGTGAGTCAGGCTGCTACGCAGTGGTATCCATCACCGCAACTGACGGTGTATCTGGATAAATCGCTGGATGACAACGCGGCGCAGGCGGTAATTACGAAACTGCAATCTGAAGATGGCGTCGATAAAGTGAATTATCTGTCGCGCAATGAGGCGATGGGTGAGTTTCGCAACTGGTCTGGTTTTGGCGGCGCGCTGGATATGCTGGAAGAGAATCCGTTGCCCGCAGTGGCGATCATCACGCCGAAAATCGGTTTTCAGGACTCTGCGACGTTGATGACGCTACGCGATCGTGTAGCGGCGACACAGGGCGTGGATGAAGTACGGATGGACGACAGTTGGTTTGCGCGGTTAGTTGCGCTGACCAATCTGGTGGGGCAAATTTCTGCAACGATTGGCATCCTGATGGTCGTTGCCGTCTTTTTAGTGATAGGTAACAGTGTGCGCCTGAGTATTTTCAGCCGCCGTGAAACGATCAACGTGATGAAGTTGATTGGCGCGACAGACGGTTTTATTCTGCGCCCATTTCTTAACGGTGGGGCGGCTATGGGTGTGGGCGGCGCGGTGTTGTCACTGATTTTATCGCAGGCATTAGTCTGGAAACTGGATGCAGTAGTGGCACAGGTCGCGGCTGTTTTCGGAACGACCTTTGCCGTCAAAGGGCTGGGGTGGGATGAGTCCCTGCTGTTGTTGTTAATCGCCGGCATGATTGGTTGGATGGCGGCTTGGTTGGCGACAGTACAACATTTACGCCGCTTTACACCGCAGTAA
- a CDS encoding DUF1145 family protein — protein sequence MILINLGRLLMLGVWGFLLLNLIQPFPRPLNIFMTVAMLFMILMHGFQLLLLKSSQPKDSPTLSRALQARIFLFGVFELLAWQKKQPKLPRS from the coding sequence ATGATTTTGATTAACCTTGGCAGATTATTGATGCTGGGCGTGTGGGGATTTCTATTGCTTAACCTGATCCAGCCGTTTCCCCGGCCGTTAAATATCTTTATGACCGTGGCGATGCTGTTCATGATCCTGATGCATGGTTTTCAACTGCTACTATTAAAATCCAGCCAGCCGAAAGACAGCCCTACGCTGAGCCGCGCACTACAGGCACGCATCTTCCTCTTTGGCGTATTTGAACTGCTGGCGTGGCAGAAAAAACAGCCCAAGCTACCGAGATCATAA
- the rpoH gene encoding RNA polymerase sigma factor RpoH: MTKDMQTFTLVPQGSLEGYIRAANAYPMLTAEEERALAERLHYQGDLDAAKHLILSHLRFVIHVARNYSGYGLPQADLIQEGNIGLMKAVRRFNPDVGVRLVSFAVHWIKAEIHEYVLRNWRIVKVATTKAQRKLFFNLRKAKTRLGWFNQDEVDLVARELGVTSKDVREMESRMAAQDMTFDPTPEEESHDGKAMSPMLYLQDKSSDFADGIEEDNWETHAADKLTYALEGLDERSQHIIRARWLDDDNKSTLQELADQYGVSAERVRQLEKNAMKKLRAAIEA; encoded by the coding sequence ATGACCAAAGATATGCAAACTTTCACCTTAGTTCCCCAAGGCAGTCTGGAAGGGTATATTCGTGCCGCCAATGCCTATCCGATGCTCACGGCGGAGGAAGAGCGGGCGCTGGCTGAACGGCTGCATTATCAGGGCGATCTGGATGCCGCTAAGCACCTGATTCTGTCGCACCTGCGTTTTGTTATTCACGTTGCCCGTAACTATTCCGGCTATGGTCTGCCGCAGGCGGATTTGATTCAGGAAGGGAATATCGGCCTGATGAAAGCGGTACGTCGCTTCAATCCTGATGTTGGTGTGCGTCTGGTTTCTTTCGCCGTACACTGGATCAAGGCAGAAATTCATGAATACGTGTTGCGTAACTGGCGTATTGTGAAGGTAGCGACCACTAAAGCACAGCGTAAGCTGTTCTTTAACCTGCGTAAGGCGAAAACGCGTCTCGGCTGGTTTAATCAGGATGAGGTCGATCTGGTCGCGCGTGAACTTGGCGTAACCAGCAAAGATGTGCGTGAGATGGAATCCCGCATGGCGGCGCAGGACATGACGTTTGATCCGACACCGGAAGAAGAGTCGCATGATGGCAAAGCGATGTCGCCAATGCTTTACCTACAGGATAAATCGTCTGATTTTGCCGATGGCATTGAAGAAGATAACTGGGAAACGCATGCGGCCGATAAGCTTACCTACGCGCTGGAAGGATTGGATGAGCGCAGCCAGCACATTATTCGCGCTCGCTGGCTGGATGATGACAACAAATCCACCTTGCAGGAGTTGGCCGATCAATACGGGGTTTCTGCGGAGCGTGTGCGCCAGTTGGAAAAGAATGCGATGAAGAAACTGCGTGCGGCGATAGAAGCCTGA
- the ftsY gene encoding signal recognition particle-docking protein FtsY: MSKEKKRGFFSWLGLGKQEENPQELPSAVEPEDAALTHQSAESTQHVSDVPVIEEKIAIEAEKQAASIAGQDITVTAIEPDAAPSEKQAEEPENLLQEEPPVMTQEQERPTKEGFFARLKRSLVKTRQNLGSGFIGLFRGKKIDDDLFDELEEQLLIADVGVETTRKIIDSLTEHASRRQLKDADTLFVKLKEEMAQILAKVDAPLNVDGKTPYVILMVGVNGVGKTTTIGKMARQFQAQGKSVMLAAGDTFRAAAVEQLQVWGQRNNVAVVAQHTGADSASVIFDAIQAAKARGVDVLIADTAGRLQNKAHLMEELKKIVRVMKKLDEDAPHEVMLTLDASTGQNAVSQARLFNEAVGLTGITLTKLDGTAKGGVIFAIADQFAIPIRYIGVGEGIEDLRPFKADDFIEALFARED; encoded by the coding sequence ATGTCAAAAGAAAAAAAACGCGGTTTTTTTTCCTGGCTCGGCCTAGGGAAGCAGGAAGAAAATCCACAGGAGCTGCCGTCAGCGGTGGAGCCGGAGGATGCGGCGTTGACTCACCAGAGCGCAGAGTCTACGCAACACGTGTCGGATGTCCCTGTCATTGAAGAAAAGATAGCGATTGAGGCGGAAAAACAGGCGGCGTCCATCGCCGGGCAAGACATCACTGTGACCGCGATAGAGCCAGACGCGGCGCCATCAGAAAAACAGGCCGAAGAACCGGAAAACCTGTTGCAGGAAGAGCCGCCCGTCATGACACAGGAGCAGGAGCGTCCAACGAAAGAAGGTTTCTTCGCGCGTCTGAAACGTAGTCTGGTCAAAACGCGCCAGAATCTCGGTTCAGGATTTATCGGATTGTTTCGTGGCAAGAAAATCGACGATGATTTGTTTGATGAGTTGGAGGAGCAATTACTGATTGCGGATGTCGGCGTCGAGACGACCCGTAAGATTATCGACAGCCTGACCGAGCACGCCAGTCGTCGCCAGTTGAAAGATGCTGATACGCTTTTTGTGAAGCTAAAAGAAGAAATGGCGCAGATCCTTGCTAAAGTTGATGCGCCGCTGAATGTTGACGGTAAAACGCCGTATGTCATTCTGATGGTCGGTGTGAATGGCGTGGGCAAAACTACCACCATCGGGAAAATGGCACGTCAGTTTCAGGCACAGGGTAAATCAGTCATGTTGGCGGCAGGCGATACCTTCCGTGCCGCTGCGGTCGAGCAGCTTCAGGTGTGGGGACAGCGTAACAATGTTGCCGTGGTAGCACAGCATACCGGGGCGGATTCGGCATCGGTGATTTTTGATGCGATTCAGGCAGCGAAAGCGCGCGGGGTTGATGTTCTGATCGCGGATACCGCCGGGCGCTTACAAAACAAAGCGCACCTGATGGAAGAATTGAAAAAGATTGTGCGCGTGATGAAGAAACTGGACGAGGATGCGCCGCATGAAGTCATGCTGACGTTGGACGCCAGCACCGGACAAAATGCGGTGAGTCAGGCAAGACTGTTTAATGAGGCGGTTGGACTAACAGGCATTACCTTGACTAAGCTGGATGGAACCGCGAAAGGCGGGGTGATTTTCGCTATTGCCGATCAGTTCGCGATTCCTATCCGCTACATTGGGGTAGGCGAAGGGATTGAAGATTTACGGCCTTTCAAGGCCGACGATTTTATTGAGGCACTTTTTGCCCGAGAGGATTAA
- a CDS encoding lysoplasmalogenase gives MLWSFIAVLFSGWLYVDASYRGPAWQRWLFKPVTMLLLLALAWQTPLLDVPGYLVVLGLLATLAADTLLLLPAQRLLYAFGAYFLSHLLYTVSFFVGQATFTFFWPLALTLVILASVFIAVIWGRLDAQRWPVCAFIIMTTLMVWVAGERYFALGTNANFSLLTGAALLFIAHATWLIHHYRFPFRAHQAIVAAGYFGGHFLIVRSLYYF, from the coding sequence ATGCTTTGGTCATTTATTGCGGTGCTTTTTTCCGGTTGGTTATATGTGGATGCCAGCTATCGTGGCCCAGCCTGGCAACGCTGGTTATTCAAACCTGTCACCATGCTACTGTTGTTGGCTCTCGCCTGGCAGACGCCGCTGCTTGATGTGCCGGGTTATCTGGTTGTGCTGGGGCTGTTGGCGACGCTGGCGGCGGATACCCTGTTGCTACTTCCCGCTCAGCGCCTACTCTACGCGTTCGGCGCCTATTTTCTCTCCCATCTGCTGTACACCGTCAGTTTTTTTGTCGGACAAGCTACGTTTACATTCTTCTGGCCGTTAGCATTAACGCTCGTCATTCTAGCCTCAGTATTCATTGCCGTTATCTGGGGGCGCTTGGATGCACAGCGCTGGCCTGTCTGCGCATTTATCATTATGACGACACTGATGGTCTGGGTTGCTGGCGAACGGTATTTCGCACTGGGAACCAACGCGAATTTCTCCCTGCTGACAGGCGCTGCTCTCTTGTTTATCGCTCATGCAACCTGGCTCATTCATCACTACCGCTTCCCGTTCCGCGCCCATCAGGCGATCGTCGCGGCGGGTTATTTTGGCGGCCATTTCCTCATTGTTCGCTCCCTCTATTATTTCTGA